Sequence from the Lysobacter capsici genome:
GGGTGGTCGATGGCGCGCTGACCGTGCAGCGCATCGGCGGCAAGCCGATCGCGCTGACGGCGGTGGCGCGCGATACCTTCGTTTATCCCGATCGCATCGCGCGCATGACCCTGGAGCGCGATGCGAAGGGCGCGGTGACCGGGATGCGGTTCTTCCCCGATGGCAGCGGCAAGAGCGAGTTCACCGCGCGCAGTAGTGGCGAAGCGATGCCTTGATTCGGGATTGGGGATTCGGGATTGGGGATTCGGGATTGGGGAAGCGGGAGGTAACCGGCCGGTGCGCCGAACTGGCCTGGCCATTGTCCCGATCCTGCGCCGCCGCTTTGCCCAATCCATCGCCCCGGACCGGCGGCGCGCGTCCATGCCCAATGGCAGGGGGCAAGCCCGGCGGCATGGTTAGGATGCTCAATCCAGTCCCAGGCCTTGCCGGAGCCCTCATGCGTCGACTCACTCTCGCCCTGTTGCCCGCGATGCTCGCCGCGGCGCTGCCCCTGTCGGCCGCGCACGCGCAGACCGCGGCGCCGCGCGATACGCCGTATCCGGGCACCCTGCAACTGGAGGTCGACGCCACCGACATCGCCCGCCGGGTGTTGCACGCGCGCCAGCGCATCCCGGTCCAGGCCGGGCCGCTGACCTTGCTGTTTCCGCAGTGGATCCAGGGCAACCACTCGCCCAGCGGCCCGATCGACAAACTCGCCGGCCTGCGCATCCGCGGCAACGGCCAGACGATCGGCTGGACCCGCGATCCGCTCGACGTTTACGCCTTCCAGCTGACCGTGCCCGACGGCGTGAGCGAGATCGAACTCGACTTCGACATGCTCACCCCCACCGGCAGCAACCAGGGCCGGGTGGTGATGACGCCGGACATGCTCAACGTGCAGTGGAATCAGGTCGCGCTGTACCCGGCCGGTTATTACGCGCGCGGCATCCAGATCGCGCCGACCCTGAAACTGCCGCCCGGCTGGCAGGCCGGCACCGCGCTGGACCTGGACTCGCGCCAGGGCGACACCCTGCGTTATCGCGCGGTGCCGTTCGATACCTTGCTGGATTCGCCGGTGTACGCCGGCCGCCATTACAAGCAGATCGATCTCGACCCGGGCGCGAAAGTCCCGGTGCGGATCAACATCGTCGCCGACGCGCCCAAGTTCCTCGAAGCCAAGCCCGAACAGATCAAGCTGCACCGCGAACTGGTCAGCCAGGCGTACAAGCTGTTCGGCTCGCATCACTACGACCACTACGATTTCCTGTTTTCGCTGTCCAGCCAGATGAGCGGCAATGGCCTGGAGCATCACCGCTCCAGCGAAAACGGCGTGGACCCGGACTATTTCACCGGCTGGGACGGCGCCAGCATCGTCGGCCGCGATCTGCTCGCGCACGAGTTCGTGCATTCGTGGAACGGCAAGTACCGCCGCCCGGCCGGCATCACCTCGAGCAACTTCAACCAGCCGCTCAGCGACGGCCTGCTGTGGGTGTACGAAGGCCAGACCCAGTACTGGGGCTATGTGCTGACCGCGCGCGCGGGCCTGTGGAAACCCGAGTTCGCGCGCGATGCGCTGGCGATGGTCGCGGCGCGTTACACCGACGACCGGCCCGGCATGAGCTGGCGTTCGATCCAGGACACCACGCTCGACCCGGTGATCGCGATGCGCCGGCCCAAGTCGTACGGCAGTTATCAGCTCAGCGAGGACTACTACAGCGGCGGCCAGCTGGTGTGGCTCGCGGTCGACGCCAAGCTGCGCGCGCTCAGCGGCGAGAAGCGCTCGCTCGACGATTTCGCGCGCGGCTTCTTCGGCGGCGAGAACGGCGATTACCAGGTCAAGCCGTATCAGTTCGAGGACGTGGTCGCGGCCTTGAACCAGGTCGCCGCCTTCGACTGGGCGAGTTTCCTGCGCGAACGCATCGATGCCAAGGCGCCGCCGCTGGACGGCCTGGCCGCGAGCGGCTGGAAACTGAGCTACACCGACACGCCCAGCGACTTCATGAAGTTCGCCGAGGCCGATCGCAAATACACCGACCTGACCTATTCGCTGGGCCTGAACCTGTCCGGCGACGGCGCCATCACCACCGTGCGCTGGGACGGCCCCGCGTTCAACGCCGGCATCGCCCCGGGCAGCACCCTGCTCGCGGTCAACGGCTACACCGCCAGCGGCGAGCGGCTCAAGGACGCGGTCACCGCGGCCAAGGACGGAAAGCATCCGATCGAACTGATCGTCAAGAACGCCGACGTGATCAAGACCGTGCGCATCGATTACCGCGACGGCCTGCGCTATCCCAAGCTCGAACGCATCGACGGCACGCCCGATCGCTTGAGCAAGATCTTCGCCCCCCGCTGACCGCGTGGCCATGCCTCCCTCTCCCGCGACGCGGGAGAGGGCCGGGGTGAGGGCCCGCGCCCGAAAACCCGCATGGCATACTTCGCCCATGAATAAAGGAAGCACCACCGGCGCGGAGCCCGCCCACTACCTGCTGATCGATTTCGAGGCCACCTGCGCCGACGACCAATCGATCGCCCGCGCCCAGATGGAAATCATCGAGATCGGCGCGGTGATGGTCGAGACCGAAACGCTGAAGGTCATCGACGAATTCCAAAGCTTCGTGCGTCCCGTGCGGCATCCGCGCCTGACCGCGTTCTGCACCCAGCTGACCTCGATCCGCCAGGCCGATGTCGACGCGGCGCCGTCGTTCGCGCAGATGCTCGACGCCTTCAAGCCTTGGTTGTACCGCTATCGCGATTTCGTCTGGGGTTCGTGGGGCGATTACGACCTGCACCAGTTGCGGCAGGACTGCGATTTCCATCGCCTGCCCAATCCGATCGGCGCGGCCCATCGCAACATCAAGCAAGCCTTCGCGCAGGCGCAGGGCCTGACCAAGAAACCCGGGCTCGGCGGCGCGGTGCGCATGGCCGGGCTGACCTTCGCCGGCACCCACCATCGCGGCATCGACGATGCGCGCAATATTGCCCGGCTGATGCCGTACGCGCTCGGCCGCGAGACCCTGCCGTCGCGCTGAGCCGTCGCGCTGATCGCCGCGTCCGCATGTTCCGGTCGGCGTGCCTCGATCTGTCCTTGTGGCGGTCCGCGATCGGGCGCTAGAGTCGGCGCGCACTCGCCCGCCCCAGACCCGCATGCCGTTCTACCGACGCCAGTTCATCGTCCTCACCGGCGTGGCCGCGCTCGCGTTGGC
This genomic interval carries:
- a CDS encoding M61 family metallopeptidase — translated: MRRLTLALLPAMLAAALPLSAAHAQTAAPRDTPYPGTLQLEVDATDIARRVLHARQRIPVQAGPLTLLFPQWIQGNHSPSGPIDKLAGLRIRGNGQTIGWTRDPLDVYAFQLTVPDGVSEIELDFDMLTPTGSNQGRVVMTPDMLNVQWNQVALYPAGYYARGIQIAPTLKLPPGWQAGTALDLDSRQGDTLRYRAVPFDTLLDSPVYAGRHYKQIDLDPGAKVPVRINIVADAPKFLEAKPEQIKLHRELVSQAYKLFGSHHYDHYDFLFSLSSQMSGNGLEHHRSSENGVDPDYFTGWDGASIVGRDLLAHEFVHSWNGKYRRPAGITSSNFNQPLSDGLLWVYEGQTQYWGYVLTARAGLWKPEFARDALAMVAARYTDDRPGMSWRSIQDTTLDPVIAMRRPKSYGSYQLSEDYYSGGQLVWLAVDAKLRALSGEKRSLDDFARGFFGGENGDYQVKPYQFEDVVAALNQVAAFDWASFLRERIDAKAPPLDGLAASGWKLSYTDTPSDFMKFAEADRKYTDLTYSLGLNLSGDGAITTVRWDGPAFNAGIAPGSTLLAVNGYTASGERLKDAVTAAKDGKHPIELIVKNADVIKTVRIDYRDGLRYPKLERIDGTPDRLSKIFAPR
- a CDS encoding 3'-5' exonuclease, with translation MNKGSTTGAEPAHYLLIDFEATCADDQSIARAQMEIIEIGAVMVETETLKVIDEFQSFVRPVRHPRLTAFCTQLTSIRQADVDAAPSFAQMLDAFKPWLYRYRDFVWGSWGDYDLHQLRQDCDFHRLPNPIGAAHRNIKQAFAQAQGLTKKPGLGGAVRMAGLTFAGTHHRGIDDARNIARLMPYALGRETLPSR